One part of the Lemur catta isolate mLemCat1 chromosome 13, mLemCat1.pri, whole genome shotgun sequence genome encodes these proteins:
- the LOC123648930 gene encoding ATP synthase subunit ATP5MJ, mitochondrial-like, whose protein sequence is MLESTKNIWIPTKPYYTQVCQIWIGMGLMSIIIYNTRSADERSKALEAPAPTHGHHSALGVHIR, encoded by the coding sequence ATGCTTGAGAGCactaaaaatatctggatccccaCAAAGCCCTACTATACCCAAGTTTGCCAGATTTGGATTGGAATGGGGTTGATGAGCATCATCATTTATAACACCAGGAGTGCTGACGAAAGAAGTAAAGCTTTGGAAGCTCCTGCACCTACTCATGGTCATCACTCTGCACTTGGAGTGCACATAAGATAA